The genomic DNA AGGAACGCTTGAGTCGCAACGCGATCACTCCCTGCGATGGCGACATCCCCGACGACTACAAGTACATCATCAAGATCACGGGCGTGACCCCCAATGGTGGCGACTGCGAAGACAGTTCCTGGACGTTCGACGAACACGGCATCGCCGTATGCGGCAAGAAGGTCTGACAACCAAGCTGGTGTGATGCGCCTGGAGTCCTGATGGTTGTTCACCACCCATGTCGCCATGGTGCATCCGGGTCCTTCCGCCGTGGAGATCAAGTTGTCCGAGTCCGAGCGCGCCGAGTTGGTGCGCCGGTCGAAGCTGTCGGACCGGCGCTCGGCCGGGAAGGTCCGCATCGTCCTGGCATGCGCTGACGGCATGCCAAACGCAGGTGCCGTACGGATCTTCGGTGTCCAGGCCAAGACGGTCGGCACGTGGCGTCGGGCTTTCGTGGCAGCCCCCGCAAACTCGGCCAGCCCTTCACTCGCTGGTCCATCCGCAAACTCGTCGCCCATCTGCGCAAGGTTCACGGCAGGGTGATCCGCATCGGCTGTGAGGCTCTGAGGATGCCATTGGCCCGCCACGGGGTCACTTTCCAGCGCACCACGACGTGGAAGGAGTCCACCGATCCTGACCGTGACGCCAAGCTCGACCGGATCGAGCACGTCCTGGAACACTTCCCGGACACGCACGTTCGCCTTCGACGAGTTCGGCCCGCTGGGCATCCGCCCCACCGGCGTCACCTGCTGGGCCGAACAGGGCCGGCCCGACCGGCTGCCGGCGACCTACCAACGCGCCCACGGCGTCACCTACTTTCACGGCTGCTACTCCGTCGGTGACGACACCCTGTGGGGAGTCAACCGTCGCCACAAAAAGGTACCGCCAACACGCTCGCGGCCCCTGAAGTCGATCCGGGCAGCCCGCCCCGACGGCGCCCTGATCTCCATCAGCCTGGACAACCTCTCCGCCCACAGAGGTGCCAAGATCCGCCGCTGGGCGAAGAGGAACAAGGTCGAGCTGTGTTTCACACCGACCAACACCTCCTGGGCCAACCCCATCGAGGCGCACTTCGGGCCGCTGCGGCAGTTCACCCTCGCCAATTCCCACCACCCCAACCACCCCGTCCAGATCCGCGAGCTGCACCGGTTCCTACGCCGGCGCAACACCAACGCCCGCCCCCCCGACGTGCTGGCAGCCCAATGCCGCGAACGCGCCAGGATCCGCCGCGAGAAGGGCGTCCGCTGGGGAGGACGGCCCAGGCGACAGCGGCCTACCGACCCGGCGCTGCGGTCATAGCGGCAGACAGCCGGGCCGCTGATCAGTTGACATGTGCGGCGATGGTCCGTGCGCAGTGCATCGACTCGGCATGCGTGGTGTCCACCTCCAGGTCATAGACGATGCCCCGGTGGACCACATCCGCCTGGGACGCCGCCATGCCGATGATCCGATCACCTCGTGCGACCTCACGGCCCGCGGCAACCGCACTGTCGCATCGGACACCGACCCACAGCACCCGCAGCTCGCCCAGAGCCTTCTGCCATCGCTTCTGCGAGTCCGATCCGCCGAGAAAGACCTCATCCACGATGACCCGGGCACCCGCACGGGCCATCGCGGCGACCCCCTCGATCCACGCCGCTTCCAGCGTCCGGAACTCCGGCCCGACGATCACCTGTCCGTCCGGAGCGAACTCGATCCCGGCATCCGATGTCTGCATAGACGCGGGCATCGCGTCAACCAGTGTGTCTGTCCCCAGGGCCAGCCATGGATCCGGCAGGACTGCCTGCAGACACCGAACGATCCCGGACTTACCCGAGCTGGAACCACCGTTGAGAACGATCACCTCAGTCATCACCGCGCCACAGTAGAGGCACCACAGCTACGCTCGAAACAGTTTTCCGTGAACGCTGCACCGCCTGCCACAACCGGTGAACCTTCTGGTCAGAGCGCTAAGGGCTGTCCCGTAATCCCTGGCGGGCGCACGACGACAGCTACGGTACCTCGCCGCGTTGTCGGAACGCCCGCATACATCCGGTATGCGGGCGTCCCTCCGCCTTGCGATGCACCGCAACTGACGCCGCGCGCTGATCCGCAGACGGGAGACTCCTCCGTATGGCCTCCGGCTGAGTCACGTCTGCTCCTTGGCCGGCCATCCACCGACGAGCACGGATTCAACCAACCGCGGTTCTGTCCGGTGTCAGAGAGCGGATACGAGGTATGGGTGAGGGCAGCAGCCAAAGCAGCGACAGGGCTCCGCCAACGGCGGCGATGACGAGGGTGGCCCGCAATCCGGCCATGGTGGCCAGAAGGCCGCCCACGACGGCGCCGACGGGCCGTACCCCGTAATTGATCGTGCTGTACGCGCCGGCTACGCGACTGCGCAGGCCGTCGGGGATCACCGTGGTCTGCAGGGCGTTGAGGTTGACGTCGAACAGCATGACACCGAAGCCGGACAGGAACTGGGACGCGGCGAGGGCCCCGGCGCGGAGCCAGAGCGGACCGCCCGCCGCAGCGGCGATGGCGATCGGAGCGGGGAAGAGCACCGCCCCCACGACGATGCTGCGCCCCACACCGAACTGTCGCGAGACTTTCGGAGCGACCAGGGCGCCCAGAACGGAACCCGTCGCGCCAATCCCGAGCGCGGTACCGATGACTCCTGCGGACAGACCGAGGTTCCGGCTGGCAAACAGCACGGTCAGCCCACTGCCGGCGAGGAACGTGAAGAAGTTGACGGTCGCCGCGCATCCCAGACTGGCCCGCAGTACTGGATGACGGACGACGAGTGCCAGTCCCTCCCTCGCGCGCCGCAAGAGCGAGGGTGCCGTCGTGTCGGCCGCTATCGGCGGTTCGTCGACCGAGACACGGCCGATCAGGACCGCCGATGCCAGGAAGGTCAAGGCATCGACGACGAGGGTGACGGGAGCGGTGAGTATCTGGATCAGAGCGCCGCCGATGGCCGGGCCGGCGACATACGAGGCGGATCGGCTGGCGCTGAGTTTGCTGTTCGCCTCCACGTACGACGCGCGCGGCACGAGGCCCACGAAGAACGGGGGATAGGCGGTGTTGAACAGAACTCCGGCAGCGCCCGTGAACAACGCCACGGCGTACAGCTGACCGAGCGTCACTGCTCCCCACACATAGGCTGCCGGGACGCTGAGCAGTACCGCGGCGCGTACCAGGTCGGCAATGATCATCAGACGGCGTTTGCGAGCGCGGTGGTCGACCCAGGCCCCCAGGAAGATTGCCAGTAGGTTCGGGACCCAGATGAGTGCGGTCAACCAAGCAACCTGATTGGCCGATGCGTTCAGGGCGCTGACAGCGATCAGGGGCAGGGCCAGTTCGGTGATCCGGTCGCCGAACTGTGAAACCGCGTTTCCGGCCCAGAAGCGGCGGAACCGTAGATCACGCCACAGCGATATCGCAGTGGTCCGTCCCGCGCCGTTCACGGCGTCTGCCCGGTCTGCTCCTCGGCACCTTCCGGCAGCACGTAGCGCATCACCTGGACGCCGCGGCCGTCGGCCGGCCGCTCGGCCGGGTCGCGAGTGACATACGGCGCGAGGACGCGCTCGATCCCGTCCTCAATGGCGGCGAGTTCCTCGGCGGAGACGACGAGGCGGGTGTTCGCCAGCCCTGCCAGCCTCTGCCACGCCGGATCGAGTTCGGGCTCCACCTCTGCCGCCCACCGGCTCGGCAGGTCCGCGTAGCGCAGGAACATCTGCTGCGACAGCACCCGCACGGCCGACCGGCCCGCCTCATCAGCTGGATCCTGCGGAGTCCGGAACCGGAAACCGCGTGCCGCCGCCTCCCACCTCCTCTGGCGGCGGTCCGAGCCAGGCTCGCTGTCGCGGACCAGCCCGAAGCCGGCCAAGTGCCGCAGATGCCAGCTGGTCACCGACGGCGTCGCTCCCACATCGGGGGCGAGCTGTGTCGCGGTGGCGGGCCCGTGCCGCGTCAAGCGGTCAAGGATCGCCAGCCGCACGGGATGCGCCAACGCCCGCATCGCTTGCGGGTCACTGATCTCGATATCGCCCAGGCGATTACTGGAGTCCATGGCGTGAGAGTTTCCTCTCACATTATGTGAGAGTCAACTCTCACATATTTCGAGGGTCGGGTACGCCCGGATCCGCCTGCGGGCAGGGGTGGGCCCTGAGGTGGTGGGAGGCTTCCGTATGCCGGATGGCTGTCCGGTTCCGGCACACCGAAGGCCGTGGCGAGGTGCCGGGGATCACCGTCACCCGTGGCCGCTCAGGAGATGCAGGGAACGGTCGCCGGGGGAAGCGGTGCGGCCGCTGCTCGGCAACGGCGGTGAGGCGACGCTGGCGCTGACCGTGAAGCCCTGGGTGAATGCGAACGGATCACCCCGAAGCGGACGTGCGGCGTCGTCGCCTCACTCATCGGCAGCGGATGAGTCATGGTCCCGGATCTGCGTGGTGACGAACCATGCGAGTGCGGCATCGGTACGAATCGGTCACGGCGTGGGGCGGCGGCAACTGCCTTTTCGTGGTGAGGATGAGCCGAGGCCGAGGGGGTACTGGGCGGCTCAGTCGTGGAGTGTGACGTTGGGCAGTGGGTGGCCGGTAGCGTCGAACAACGCGGTTCCACAGTGGCAGTTCTCGTCGGCCAGGGTCTGGGACGCCGGCAGTTGCCAGACCAGCATCTGCGTGCAGTCCGGGCAGTTCAGACTGACCAGGGTCTCTTCGGGTTCCGAGCCCCAGGCCCGCACCGGGAGGTCCTCGTACGTCAACCCGGTCAGCTCGCGCTCAGCGGTCAGCGCGACCAGCACCTCGTATGTGTCGGTGCCGTTGTCCCGCACCATGAGCGTGCAGCCGAGATGCCCCAGTACACGGGACAAATGATCGAGCTGACGGACCGGGAAATCACCGCGACGCAGAGTCGGGTCGTCCTCGGCGGCTTGGTGGACAACGTCGGTGTCGACGTCTGGCGGCTCCGCCCCGAAGGCCCTTACCCGGTCCGCCGCGAACGCCGCCAGCCGGCCCGGGTGGTCCTCACCGGACCAGTCCATGGTGAACATCACACGGTCGACTCCGACACCCTGTGCCCGCTCGCCGGGGGTCAGTACCAGCTCTTCCAGCTCTGTCACGACGATCATTTTATCAACTGCCGGGCGGTGGGCCATGCTGCTGTTGTGCCGTTGCCGTGCATGGCCAACACCACTCCCGTGTCTACTCGAACGACCTTTCAGGCGAAGTCGGCCGCAGGCTCGATCCGGCCGAGGAGGTCCCGCCACTCCGCGGCCGGCAGGACGCGGGCGGCTCGGCGCAGGTCGACGGGGTGGCCCGCGCCGAGGGACGCGGCGATCTCAAGGAGGACGAGGTGAGGGTCCATGGCGCCGGGCTCCAGGTCGTCGTCCTTGAGGACCTCCGGTGTGCGAAGGAGTTCCACGACCTGATCCCAGTCCATCAGCGTCGGGTGTTCGGCCGGTTCGAGGATCCCGGCCAGGGTGGGGTCGTGGGCGAACCGGCACAGCCAGTACCCGTCCTGGCAGTAGCCGAGAAGGATGATGGCCCGGCGCATTCGGTAGTTCCCGACACCGGCCAGTAGCTGCCTGGCGATCTGGACGCCTTCGGGCTGAGTCCGGCGGCGGGACGGCAACTTTTCGACGTCGGCGTCGAGTTCGATGGTCATGTGGTCACTGTGCTGCCCATACGGGATCGGGCCTCCCGTACACGCCGGTCCTTCACCCGAAGAGGCGTCCCCGCACCAGCGATGACGTGCGTCGCGAGGAGCGGGAACGCGGCACAGGCCTCGACGGTTCAGGCCGGCCCGGCGTACGCGATAGCCAGCACGGTGAGCATGCGGGTGTCGTGGCCGAGGAGGATGACGGCGGTGGCGTGCCCCTGGGCGACGGTGCGGATGATGCCGTCGTCCTGACCGTAGGGCTCGGAATGCTCAAGCGGCCTCTGCTGCGCGTCGACCAGGACGAGTGAGAGGTCCCGGCGGGCAAGCTCGGGAAGCTGCTTGTACATGTCGAAGACGTCCGGGGAAATGTGGAGCCGGTAGGTCACGCCGCGCCCTGGCCGTGACCCTGCGGGTCGGTGTCGTTGCTGTGGCGATGAGTAGGGGCGGTCTGGTCGTGGCCGGGTCCGGCGTCGCGCAGGATGTCCGCGGTCACGTCCCGCGCCCCGAGACCCTCGGGGAGAACACCGTGGGACTTCATGCTGACCCGGGCCGCCTCGATCATCGGCCGCGCCTTCTCGAGGTCCTCGGCCGCGGCCGCCCACCCGTCGAGCACGGCGGGCAGGGCATCGATCGGGGTCAGGTTGACGTCATGGAGGAGCTGCTGCCGTGATGCGGAGTGGGGGAGCGCGACATGCAGTCGGTCCACCGTCCAGTCCTCGTGCCCCATAACATCCCCTCCGTGGAGTCAGGTCGTCCAGCGTAGCGGGGACAGGTCCCGCACAGTTCCCAACCCGTTCCTCGTCGGCAACCTGAGCAACGGCGGCCGACGAGGGAGTGCCGCGGCGGGCATCCGGCCGTACGGTACGCATCATGACCGTAGAGATCACCGAGTACAGCGACACCCACCGCGATGCGCTGCACGCCCTGTTCACCGCTGAGGACTACCGTGATCAGGCGGAGAGGCTGAAGCTTGGTCAGCACCTGTACGAGAAGCGGTACGTAGCCGTAGGGCACGATGTAGTCCTCGGCTTCGTGGAGGGAACGTTTCTCGATGGGAGCGACTTCGAACCCGGACTCTTTCCGGCGCCTCGGGCAAGGGTCGTGACTCTCCTTGTTTCCTCGGCCGCACGGCGCCATCGGATAGGCAGCACACTGCTCCACCGGTTCGCCACTGACGCACTCGATGCTGGACGCGACGCGCTGGTGCTCTTCCCCGACCCGCATGACCCGGCCGGCCGGCTCTCGTTCTTCAGGCGATGCGGTTTCGAGAAGCTGCCGTCCAACGAGATGCTGGGGGCCCATCTGCGCACTGTCCTGGCGAACACCGTGCGCGCCGTCCCATGCTGACCGGCGAGCCGGCCGATCCACGCTTCGGCCCGGCTCACACTCTGTTCATGCAGCGGTCTGCGCGGCGGTCGCCGGCATCACCGAACGGGACGTCACCGTCACCGCTCCGAAGTCGAGCCGCCCGCGCTGCGCGACGCGCTGTTCTTCCCGGAGGAGCAGCAGCCATGACCGCCCGCCCCTCGCCCGGCGCTTCCTGCGTGCTCCGCCGCGACGACGGCACGGTAGAAGAGCGAGATCAGGCGGAATACGTACCGAAGTATGGGTCGGGTTCGCCTGTACAGGGGTCAATGCCGGCCTCCCACCGGCGTCGTTCCTCGCGCCAGTGGAGGAAGTGCGGAGAGGGCTCTCCCCACAGGGAGGCATCGCTCAGTGGGCACTCGTCGAAGCCCTTGGCGAACAGGCGCCGAAGGAACTCCGCCATTCCGAAGTCGTAGATCTTCCAGTGGGGCCGGCCGTGCCGTTCCCATACGACAACGGGCCACTTGTCGGGGTCGTGGTCAACGGTGAGCCAGCCAAGGATGTCGGCTCCGCAACTGACGCCCCAGGCGATGACGGAATCAGGACGGGAATCGACCCCAGCCGGTCCTCCTTCGGACTCCCACATATGACGCATGGTGGCCGTCTCGGCCGCCATACCCCCGAAGTCTGGGCTGTCGGCCGGCCGCGTGCTCGCTTCAGGGGGCAGGATGCTCAGCGCGCCGTCGATGCCGCCGGCTCCGTACGTGCTCATGAACGCGATGTAGTCGGAGGGAAAGCCCGCTCCCCAAGCCCGCCGGACCGCAGCCCAGTCCGCCTGCTCATCGGCCCCGTCATGCGGCGGCATTACCACTGTGAGTGCGGCGAGAGCTGTTCCTCGAGACGGCATGTCCCCTCCGGTGTGATACGTCGTCCGATGCACGATATCCGGGGCCACTGACACCGAGCCTCGTGCGCCTCGTCCGGGACGAGGCCTGCTGTCACCGGTCGTCAAGCCGGGCGACGAAGGAAGTGTCATGAATCAGGTGGGCACTTACTCAGAAGGGACCCCTGATGGACGCGGAGAACGGTCACCTGATCGAGGACGCTGGCGGCGTGTCGGTTGCGGTGTTCGACAGGGACGTTGACGGTGCCGGTGTGACATCGAAGACGACGGCGGCGAGCCGGGAAGCGGCGGCCGCGCACGGGCTGAGCCCCGGGCTGATGGACGAGCTGGCCGAGCTCGCCGCCGGCAAGGTCCGCGACGGCGGGCTCAGGCTGATGGGCGAGGGCGGCCTGCTGGTCGAGCTCACCCGGCACCTGATGCAGGCCGCCGTCGAGGCGGAGATGGACCTGCACCTGGCCGAGGAGGCCGGCCGCACCGGCGGCCGGGGCTCGCGCTCGGGCGGCAACGCCCGCAACGGCCACCGGAGCCGGAAGGTGATGACGGAGGTCGGCAGTGTGACGGTGCAGGTCCCCCGGGACCGGCTGGGCACCTTCACCTCCGGCCTGCTGCCGAAGTACGCGCGCCGCACCGGCGGCCTGGAGGAGATGGTCCTCTCGCTGACCGCGAAGGGGCTCACCTCCGGGGAGATCGTCGCGCATCTCGCCGAGACGTACGGCATGGAGACATCGAAGGAGACGGTCTCCACCATCACCGACAAGGCCCTGGACGCCATGGCCGACTGGCGCACGCGCCCGCTCGATCCGGTCTGTCCGGTCCTGTTCGTGGACTGCGTGAACGTGAAGATCAGAGACGGTGCGGTGGCGAACCGCCCCATCCACGTGGTCCTCGCGGTCACCTGCGACGGCCACCGCGAGATCCTCGGACTGTGGGCCGGGGATGGCGGCGAGGGCGCCAAATACTGGCAGAACGTCCTTGCCGAGCTGCAGAACCGCGGCGTGAGGGACGTGCTCATGCTCGTCCGCGACGGCCTGAAGGGCCTGCCCGAGGCGGTCAACACCGTCTTCCCGCAGACGGTGGTCCAGCTCTGCATCGTTCACCTCATCCGCACCACGCTGAAGTACATCTCGCGCGCCGACTGGGACAAGGCCGCCCGCGACCTGCGGCCCGTCTACACCGCCGCCAACGAGGACGAGGACGAGGCCCTCGCCCGGCTCGCCGAGTTCGGCGAGAAATGGCAGGCCAAGTACCCGGCCGCGGTCCGTGCCTGGGAAAGGTCCTGGAGCGAGGTGGTGCCCTTCCTGGGCTTCCCACCGCCGATCCGGAAGATCATCTCGACCACGAACGCGATCGAGAGTCTGAACGCGCGCTACCGGCGCTCGGTCAACGCCTGCGGGCATTTCCCGAACGAGACCGCTGCCCTCAAGCGTCTCTACCTCACCACCCTCGCCCCCGACCCGACCGGGAAGGGCCGCAAGCGGTGGACCAGCCGCTGGAAGGAGGCCATGAACGCGTTCGACATCGCCTTCGACGGCCGCCTCTCGGCCGAACGTGTGTGAGCCAACCAGACCAACGAGAAACCTCTACGCCAACCGAGTGGTGAACACCGCTTTCGTGATACTCCCGCGACGAAGGAACGCGTGGGGCGGTCAGGTCTGGTTCTGAGCAGGCTGACCTTGCAGGTTTCGGGACACTGGCGGGTGGTTGCCTCCGGTGCGGTTGATCGAAGCAGTCCATGCGACCCGGTTCGGCGGGTGCCGGCGTGAGGTCGGCCGAGGGCGCGGCGAGGGCAGTGCCGCCGTTCCGTCTTCCCGACTCGATCCGCCCCTGTGGAGACCGGACTCCGCTGCCTCTACCGAGGAGTTGCCTGCATCCGAAGCCTTCCCGGTCCGAACGACGCTCCCAGGACAGGGCGGGTCCGGTGATGGCCGGGCAGGTGTTTCAGGCTCCAGCGGGCGGTGATGTCGGCGAGGGCGAGGGTGGCCTCGGCCATCGCGAAGGTGTCACCGATGCACTTGCGGGCGCCGGTGGCGAAGGGGATGAAGGCGTGTCGGGGTGGCTGGGGGCGCTCGGGGTCCCAGCGGTCGGGGTCGAAGGTTTCGGGATCGGTGTGGAGATCGGGGCGGTGGTGGATGAGGTAGGGGCTGTAGGCGAGGTTGGTGCCGGTGGGGAGTGGGTGCCCGCCGAGGTGAGTGTCATGGGTGACCGTGCGGGTGAGGAACCAGGCCGAGGGGTACAGACGGAGAGTTTCGGTGATGATGCGTCCGGTCAGCTCCAGGCGGGGCAGATCCGCATGGGAGGCCGGGGCTCCGCGCAGGACGGTGTCGAGCTCGCTGTGCAGCCGCTGTTCGATCGCGGGGTGGCGGGCCAGCAGGTCCAATGCCCAGGCGAGGGTGCTGGCCGTCGTCTCCGTCCCGGCCAGGAAGACGGTGAGGATCGTGTCGCTGATCTCCGCATCCGTCATGCCGCGGCCGCCGTCCTCAAGATCGCGGGCTGTGACCAGGGCCGAGAGCAGGTCGCCGTGGTCGGTGCCGTCGGCACGCCGATCGGCGATGATCCGGTCGCAGGTGTGACGCAGGCGGGTATGTGCGCGCTGATGGGCACGGTTGTCCGGAGTGGGGAGCCGGTCCAGTGGCGGCGCCAGGAGCATGCGCCGGAAGAGCCCGCCCGCGATCGTCCTGACGTCGTCGATGAGCTGTCCGAACTCGGCTGCGGGCAGGGAGTTGGAGAACAGAGTGGCGGCCGTGACTCGGGAGCTGATCGACATCATCTCGGTGGGCACGGCCAGGGTTCGTCCCGGCGTCCAGGAGCCGGTCACCTCCTCGACGCAGGCGGTCATGGTTCGTGCGTAGCCGGGAAGACGGTCAGGATGGAAGGCGGGCTGGGTCAGTCGGCGCAGCCGACGGTGGGCATGGTGCGGGCAACTGCTGAGACCGTCACCGAGAACGTCACGGAAGCGGTCGAACACCGGTCCGCCCTTGTCGAAGAGACGGTCGTCCACCAGGGCCTGACGGGTCAGCTCCGGATCACAGATCACGACCAGTGGGACTGGACCCATGTGGACGCGGACCAATGGTCCGTGGGCGGGCAGCGATTTCAGGAAGGCCAACGGGTCCCGTGCCAAGGACACCAGGTGGCCTATCAGAGGCCACGCGTGGGGGGCCGGGGGGATCAGCCGTAGATCTCTCACCCGTACTCCCGATGTCCTCCTGGCCCCGCCCTTCGGGGTGATCTCGTTCACAGCACTTGTCCTCCGTGGGCCGGACGGCATCCTTCTTGGTCAGGGTCGGCCGTCCCGGCCGGGGCGTAGGCCTGGTCCTGCGGGGTCAGGGCGGTGACGATTCCGTCGATGAGCCGGCCGCACGGGCCGATTCCGCTGAGTTCCGCGCTGCTTGTCAGCGTGCCGATGAAGGCTCGGCGGATGGGGATTCCCTGCAGGGGAGGCAGGGAGTAGCTGTCCCAGACAGCGTGGTAGGTGTCGATCGACAGGACGGTGTCGGCGTTGCCGGGCGGGGTGGGGGCGGTTCCGGGGCCGGCGATGATGTGCGACCAGATGCGGGCTGTCAGGCCGGCGAGTCGGGTGACGACGCCGTGAAGGGCGGAGGTGCCGACGGCGGTGGTGTCGATGGTGGGGGCGGCGGCGGTGAGGAACAGCTCACGCCAATGGGGCGCCAGGTGCGGCAGTTCGTCGGGCGTGGCCGTGGCACAGGCGCTGATGGCCTTGTGTGCCGCGGCGGCACAGGCGCTGGTGATGGCGGTACTGGTGCCGGCGGTGACGACGCGTCGTGCGGCACGTTCGGCGAGCTGACCGGCCCAGTGCGTTTCGGGTGTGTCGTCCTCGTACCACAGCGGTTCCCATCCGAGGCCGTGGAGCATGTCGCCGTCGGTCAGTCTCGTCCGCGCGACCGATCCGAGCCGTGGCCTCTCCCTGCTCAGGGAGAACTCCCGCTGAAACTCGTCTCCCGTGGTGGACAGCGCGTGCAGCTGGGCGCGGACATCGTAGCGGGGGGTCACCAGGTACCAGGCGAGGGCGCCCATGGCCGTCTCGCCCACCTCCTCGTGCCCGGCCTCTCCGCAGTCGCACGCCAGGACGTCATCGACCACGCGGGCGCACGCGGTGGCGTATCCGGTGAGTGCCCGCACCCCTCCTGCGGCGACGGCCAGCAGCGCCTCGTTACAGGTTTCCGCGTGGGCATAGTCGGTGAGGATGCCGATGATTTCGTTGTAGCGGTAGGAGCTGTCGATCGCCCGGCGGATCCGGTGGCAGCGGAACGAGGCGTCGAAGGTTCCGGCGCCGTCGTCGTCGAGCATCCGGTACGGCGGTGAGCCGAAGCCCAGACGGAAATAGGGCAGCATTGCCGCGTCCCACCACCGGGCCCACCTGTACTCGTGCGGGGTCGGTGCACCACCCGCGTCGGCCAGGAACCGATGCGGGTCGGGGAGCGGGGCGGAAGCACCCCGTAGGGCGTCCTTGGCGAGCATCACCCCACACGTCAGGACGGTCTCCTGGAGTGCGAGGTCGGCGGCACGCCCGGCCACGGCAACGGTCCCCTCGGCAGCGGCCTTGACGTGCAGGTCCCGGCCACCGACCCCGGAGTCGTCCGAGGCACCGGCGTAGTCGATGGCGCTGGCGAGGATGAACACGGAGCCGAACAGGTCCAGGAACTCGCCGGTTCCCCGAGGGAGCCAGAACGTGTTGATGCTGCCCCAGTAGTCACGAACCGCCATCAACGCGGCCTGGGTGCCGTCCATGGCGTGCCGCGCGACGTACTCGGCGATGATCGGCCCGGCCTCACCACCCTTGGCGGGAATGGCGGCGGCGAGCGCGGCCAGCCGGTCCCCCTCGGGATTGCCGGGGCCGGCCAGGATCTGCCGGACGGCCTCCGTGGCGGCCAGGATCGCCATCGGACCGCTCTCCTGGACGCTCCTGGTGACCTCGTCGCTGAACAGCGCGTCCATGAACTCTGCGCAGAGACGGTCGCCGTCCGGTGAGCCGGGGATGCCCGGTGACTCGTACGGCCGGTAATCGGTGGCGGTCACGACCTGTGCCCCATCCAGCGCGGGGTGTCCGGGCGGTCCCATGGTCAGCCGCGCCAGCCTCTGCCGGCACGCCTCGTCGGAGAGGCCGTCGGCCAGCCGTGCGAGGCCGGCCGGCACCGGACCACGACGCTGCCGGACCACAAACGGGTCGGGGAACCGATCCAGCCACCCCCGCGCCCCTTCCTGACCACCCATGATCACCCTCCAGGAGTTACGTGCCGTTCCTTCCGGCGTGCGGTGCCGTACCACCGTATTCAGGTGTGCGGGGAGTTCTCGTATGCGGCGCGCGCACCGCAGGACCTGGAGTCGGGCGAGCCGGTCCTCTCCGGCGACAGCCCATATCAAGAGCGGGTACTGGCAGGTCGCGAGGTGCTCCAGCGTGGCGGTGACATGTCCGCCGGCGAACGGGCGGACAGGTCGTGGACCGAGACCTCCGGTACGGCAACCGCGCAGCACGGAAAGCCAGTTCGTCTCGTAGAAGATCTGGCAGGATCCGGAGTCCAGCTCCCGGTACGCAGATTCGCCTGCTCTCAGTAGTCGGCGCGGCCAGAGAGGGACGAGACCCTCGTCGCCTGGAGGGGGCCGGTATCCGTGAGCGTCTCTTCACCACGATGTCAGGCGATGCCGACGAGGAGTGCTGACGGTGTCCGAGACCTACATGTCCTGGTATCGCGAGGGCCGGATGGACGAGTGCCGAGGTGACGGATCTCGGCAACGGGCTGAGTGCCGTCCGCTGGCAGGCGGGGCCCGTGGTGAGGAACCACCCGGTAGATGATCAGCCACGTTGCGGTCGCGTGGACGACCTCGTCGTACGCTGCCGGCCACCGTGAGCGCTGAACCGGAGCGGCGACCTGCCAATACCGTGGCACTTCTCGCATCCTGCACCGGATGGAGGGGTCGCTACCTGGCCTACAACGAGGCCAGTTCTTCGGGGTGCGGCCGGACGCTTCCTGTGCCGGCATCCGCTTCCGTCACTCCGCAGGCCCG from Streptomyces sp. NBC_00654 includes the following:
- a CDS encoding cytochrome P450; the encoded protein is MNEITPKGGARRTSGVRVRDLRLIPPAPHAWPLIGHLVSLARDPLAFLKSLPAHGPLVRVHMGPVPLVVICDPELTRQALVDDRLFDKGGPVFDRFRDVLGDGLSSCPHHAHRRLRRLTQPAFHPDRLPGYARTMTACVEEVTGSWTPGRTLAVPTEMMSISSRVTAATLFSNSLPAAEFGQLIDDVRTIAGGLFRRMLLAPPLDRLPTPDNRAHQRAHTRLRHTCDRIIADRRADGTDHGDLLSALVTARDLEDGGRGMTDAEISDTILTVFLAGTETTASTLAWALDLLARHPAIEQRLHSELDTVLRGAPASHADLPRLELTGRIITETLRLYPSAWFLTRTVTHDTHLGGHPLPTGTNLAYSPYLIHHRPDLHTDPETFDPDRWDPERPQPPRHAFIPFATGARKCIGDTFAMAEATLALADITARWSLKHLPGHHRTRPVLGASFGPGRLRMQATPR